One window from the genome of Dyella sp. A6 encodes:
- the secB gene encoding protein-export chaperone SecB, which produces MAEVTHLDLADGQPGQPQLMLQKIYVKDVSFEAPNAPQIFQEIGETEQQPQVQLNLSQTASELGNDQYEVVLSLTLTCTLGERTAYLAEVHQAGVFGIVGFSEAEHAGIIGSYCPNLLFPYARQMISHLVLEGGFPPFLLQPINFDALFAAEQQRRAMGGGEAPTLNS; this is translated from the coding sequence ATGGCAGAAGTCACCCACCTGGATCTGGCCGATGGCCAGCCCGGCCAGCCGCAGCTGATGCTGCAGAAGATCTATGTGAAGGACGTGTCGTTCGAGGCGCCCAACGCACCGCAGATCTTCCAGGAAATCGGCGAGACCGAGCAGCAGCCGCAGGTGCAGCTCAACTTGAGCCAGACCGCCAGCGAACTGGGCAACGACCAGTACGAAGTCGTGCTCAGCCTGACCCTGACCTGCACCCTGGGCGAGCGCACGGCCTACCTGGCCGAAGTCCACCAGGCGGGCGTCTTCGGCATCGTTGGTTTCAGCGAGGCCGAGCACGCCGGCATTATCGGCAGCTACTGCCCGAACCTGCTGTTCCCGTATGCCCGCCAGATGATCTCGCACCTCGTGCTGGAAGGCGGTTTCCCGCCGTTCCTGCTGCAGCCGATCAATTTCGACGCGCTGTTCGCGGCCGAGCAGCAGCGCCGCGCCATGGGTGGCGGCGAGGCCCCGACCCTCAACAGCTGA